The following is a genomic window from Methanomicrobia archaeon.
GAATTTCCGGTGGCTTTCGACCGAATCGGCGCTTACACCCAGTACGACCGCATTCAGGCGTTTCAGGTCGTCAAGTGCGGCTGAGAAGTCCAATGCTTCACGGGTGCAGCCGCTGGTGTTGTCACGCGGGTAGAAGTAGAGCACGACCCACATGCCCGTAAAGTCGTTGAGGCACACGTTCTGGTTGTCCTTATCCGGGAGGCAGAATGCAGGGGCGACATCTCCCGCCTTCAACGGTACGGTTACTTCCTTCTCGGTCATTGTTTCTAGAGCTACACTACTCACTTCATTGGCCGGCTGTAGTGTTATAACATAACCGAGACCCTGTATCTTTCCTATGCTCACCCTGCAAACCAGCTCACTCTTACAGATCGCGCCCACGCTCGCCACGTTCTTCGCGGTCGCTTTGCGATCACCGGCGCAACCCGTGCGGCAGATCCTCGAGGTGATGAACGCGCGTAAACCGCAGGTTGTCGTTCTGGCAGTGATCGACAGTCTCGACCTGAAGGTCTATACAGACTTCGCACCCGAGCTCGTCGAGCTTCACCAGCTTCTTAAACAGGGCGGACTCATATTCGCCTGTAAACCCGTGAGCAGGCACACAACACCCGCGATTGCATCCATACTCACCGGCCTGCCACCCAAAGCGCACGGGATCGTGGTGAGCAAGGATGTAGCTACCGCGAAGATTAAATCGATCCTGGAGCTACTGCATGAGCACGGCAAACCGACGGCTGCGGTGCTCGACACGAACGGTGCGCGGCCGCTCGACGGGCGTGTGAGTTACGTCATCGGCTTTGAGAACCGCGAGGACATCGTGGCCTACGACGCGGAAATAACGGCGCACACGCTCTCGATACTGAGGACACAGCACGAGGTACGATTACTGCTCACGCACCTGCGCTCCATTGATCGGTTCGCCCATCGTGGCTGGGATCTGCAGGTCGCTGCGGGTGTGGTGAACGCGCATATGCATGAAATCATTCGCGCGGTCGCCGACCGCAACGGGCTGCTCTTCGTCTGTGGCGATCACGAGGCGCACCTGCCTGAGCGAATGGCAACCTCAGGCCAGCAGCAGCAGATACCGTTGATCGTCGCG
Proteins encoded in this region:
- a CDS encoding peroxiredoxin translates to MTEKEVTVPLKAGDVAPAFCLPDKDNQNVCLNDFTGMWVVLYFYPRDNTSGCTREALDFSAALDDLKRLNAVVLGVSADSVESHRKFVAKHHLSVRLLSDVEHQVLAQYGAWQLKQLYGKEFWGTVRSTVLIAPDGVIAHIWPKVQVKGHVEAVKQQLEELQT